From a region of the Halomonas sp. HL-93 genome:
- a CDS encoding dihydrolipoyl dehydrogenase has protein sequence MQQRDVKIAIIGAGSAGLSAWHAARKHTDDVVLIEAGNYGTTCARVGCMPSKLLIAAANAAHAARKADMFGITVNEVGVNGQAVMARVKHERDHFVGNVLKSMKTIPASHQLHGHARFIDPHTLMIGDHTKLTAEAIIIATGSRPTWPKLLEGAGDRLITNDDVFNWNTLPESVAIVGPGVIGMELGQALSRLGVRTRTFGVGGVIGPFQSEKLRQLADETFNRELYLDADASLDSIERRESNVAITFYERESRQKLAETFDYVLAATGRRPNLDQLDIRQAGLKLNEHGVPEFNRFTLQCLDVQSAPSHIFIAGDANQSAPLLHEAITEGKIAGRNAAFLDDVQVGQRNAPLAIVFTEPQMAIVGESRDTLDKRYGGCGCIAEGNVSFADQGRALVMGENMGYFELYAEHGSGQFLGAELFGPQVEHMAHLLAWSLEQKLTVSQMLAMPFYHPVLEEGLRSGLHDLQANLRQGPAITERCMECGPGD, from the coding sequence ATGCAGCAGCGAGACGTCAAGATAGCCATTATCGGAGCTGGGAGTGCCGGGCTTAGCGCTTGGCACGCCGCGCGCAAGCATACCGACGATGTCGTGCTGATAGAAGCCGGCAACTATGGCACGACCTGCGCCCGCGTGGGATGTATGCCCTCAAAGCTACTCATTGCCGCCGCCAATGCGGCACATGCCGCACGTAAAGCTGACATGTTTGGGATCACTGTTAACGAGGTAGGAGTCAATGGCCAAGCGGTGATGGCAAGAGTCAAACACGAGCGCGATCATTTCGTAGGTAATGTACTGAAATCAATGAAAACGATTCCGGCGTCTCACCAATTGCATGGTCACGCACGTTTTATTGATCCACATACGCTGATGATTGGTGACCATACCAAGCTTACGGCAGAAGCCATCATCATTGCCACGGGGTCGCGGCCCACATGGCCGAAGCTATTGGAAGGCGCTGGCGATCGGCTAATCACCAATGATGATGTGTTTAATTGGAATACGCTGCCTGAATCGGTCGCTATTGTGGGTCCCGGTGTCATTGGCATGGAACTCGGTCAAGCGCTTAGTCGGTTAGGGGTTAGAACCCGCACGTTTGGCGTTGGCGGTGTCATTGGGCCTTTTCAATCTGAAAAATTGCGCCAGCTGGCAGACGAGACATTTAATCGCGAGCTGTATCTGGATGCTGATGCCTCACTTGACAGCATTGAACGCAGGGAAAGCAACGTTGCCATTACGTTTTATGAACGTGAAAGTCGGCAAAAACTCGCCGAAACATTCGATTATGTCCTTGCCGCAACCGGGCGTCGGCCAAACCTGGATCAGTTAGATATCAGGCAGGCCGGGCTCAAGCTGAATGAGCACGGCGTGCCAGAATTCAATCGTTTCACTCTGCAATGCCTAGATGTACAGAGCGCCCCGAGCCATATATTTATCGCTGGTGATGCAAATCAGTCGGCACCTCTTCTACACGAGGCCATTACAGAAGGAAAAATCGCAGGCCGAAACGCCGCTTTTCTGGATGATGTGCAAGTGGGACAGCGCAACGCTCCCCTTGCGATTGTGTTTACCGAACCCCAGATGGCGATCGTTGGTGAGAGTCGCGATACGCTAGACAAGCGCTATGGCGGCTGTGGCTGCATCGCTGAAGGCAACGTTTCCTTTGCTGATCAAGGGCGGGCACTGGTTATGGGTGAAAATATGGGTTATTTCGAGCTCTATGCAGAGCACGGCAGCGGGCAGTTCCTGGGAGCTGAGCTCTTCGGTCCGCAGGTTGAGCACATGGCCCACTTACTCGCCTGGTCACTGGAACAGAAGTTAACCGTCAGCCAGATGCTTGCAATGCCCTTTTACCATCCGGTACTTGAAGAGGGATTAAGGTCAGGATTACACGATTTACAAGCAAATCTTCGACAGGGGCCTGCCATTACTGAACGTTGCATGGAGTGTGGTCCAGGCGATTAA
- a CDS encoding SulP family inorganic anion transporter translates to MIIERWVPLVGWLRRYNRELFSRDVLAAVIVTLMLVPQALAYALLAGLPAEMGLYASMLPLVLYAIFGTSASLAVGPVAVAALMTASALSGFASPGSPDYIGAALVLAVLSGLILIAMGVLRLGFLVNFLSHPVISGFITASGILIAISQLKHILGVEASGHNVIDLLGALLGQWHQVNMTTLLIGLGVWGFLLVSRKRLNKWLTAIGMSASTAGLVVKAAPISAVVVTTLLAWGLDVKERGVDLVGAVPSGLPDIALPSLNSSLWFGLLPAALLISLVGFVESVSVAQTLAAKRRQRIDPNKELIALGMANVGAGVSGGSPVSGGFSRSVVNFEAGAATPMAGAFTAFGIMLSTLLLTDLLAFLPRATLAATIIVAVGTLIDLPAVKRTWQYSRSDGVAMLATLLLTLLHSVEVGITSGVMLSLGLHLYRTSQPHSAVIGRVPGTEHFRNVKRHQVETNKCVALLRIDESLYFANARYLEDTVLALAARSPWLKHIVLTCQAVNLIDASALESLEAINTRLKDAGATLHLAEVKGPVMDRLKHTHFCQELTGQVFFTTFDAWLALAQPSEHIAPSLPSKA, encoded by the coding sequence ATGATTATTGAGCGTTGGGTGCCGCTGGTTGGTTGGCTACGTCGCTATAACCGGGAGCTGTTTTCTCGGGATGTGTTGGCAGCGGTTATTGTGACACTAATGCTGGTGCCCCAGGCGCTGGCTTATGCCTTATTAGCTGGGCTTCCTGCCGAGATGGGGCTCTATGCCAGCATGCTTCCATTGGTGCTGTACGCCATCTTTGGCACTAGCGCTAGCTTAGCCGTAGGGCCAGTGGCCGTGGCGGCGCTCATGACCGCATCGGCGTTAAGTGGTTTTGCTAGCCCTGGCAGTCCAGATTATATCGGAGCTGCGCTAGTTTTGGCCGTACTATCGGGACTGATCTTAATTGCCATGGGCGTTCTTCGGCTGGGCTTTTTGGTCAACTTCTTAAGCCACCCAGTGATTTCAGGGTTCATCACGGCGTCGGGTATTCTGATTGCTATAAGCCAGCTAAAGCACATTTTAGGTGTTGAGGCATCAGGCCATAACGTTATCGACCTGCTTGGGGCGCTACTGGGTCAGTGGCATCAGGTAAATATGACGACTCTGTTGATCGGCTTGGGTGTATGGGGCTTTCTGCTGGTGAGCCGCAAGCGATTAAACAAATGGCTGACAGCTATTGGCATGTCTGCCAGCACTGCTGGCCTTGTCGTGAAAGCTGCACCCATCTCAGCGGTGGTTGTCACGACGTTGCTTGCCTGGGGATTAGACGTTAAAGAGCGTGGTGTCGATCTGGTGGGCGCTGTGCCCAGCGGCTTGCCTGACATTGCGCTTCCCAGCCTAAATTCATCACTCTGGTTTGGGTTACTACCCGCAGCACTTCTGATTAGCCTGGTGGGCTTTGTTGAATCGGTGTCAGTCGCGCAAACTCTGGCGGCTAAACGGCGCCAGCGTATCGATCCCAACAAAGAGTTGATTGCCTTGGGAATGGCTAATGTAGGAGCAGGGGTGAGTGGTGGCTCGCCAGTATCTGGCGGTTTTTCACGTTCGGTCGTCAATTTTGAAGCAGGCGCGGCAACGCCGATGGCAGGTGCGTTCACAGCATTTGGCATCATGCTTTCCACGTTACTGCTAACTGACCTGCTGGCGTTTTTGCCCAGAGCAACCTTGGCGGCCACTATCATTGTGGCGGTCGGCACGCTGATTGACTTACCTGCCGTTAAGCGTACCTGGCAATACTCCCGCAGCGACGGTGTGGCTATGTTGGCTACCCTGTTGCTTACTTTGTTGCACAGCGTTGAAGTCGGTATTACCAGCGGTGTAATGCTGTCTCTGGGGCTTCATTTGTACCGCACCAGCCAGCCCCATAGCGCTGTCATCGGTCGTGTGCCAGGCACAGAGCACTTCCGTAACGTCAAGCGACATCAGGTCGAAACTAACAAGTGCGTAGCGCTACTGCGCATTGATGAAAGCCTATACTTTGCCAATGCCCGCTACCTGGAAGACACCGTATTGGCGTTGGCTGCTCGCTCTCCATGGTTAAAGCACATAGTGCTTACATGTCAGGCAGTTAACTTGATTGACGCATCAGCGCTTGAAAGTTTAGAAGCGATCAACACGCGGTTGAAAGATGCTGGAGCCACGCTGCACCTGGCAGAGGTAAAAGGCCCAGTAATGGATCGATTAAAACACACGCATTTTTGTCAGGAGTTAACTGGGCAAGTGTTTTTTACCACCTTTGATGCTTGGCTGGCGCTTGCCCAACCAAGTGAGCACATCGCGCCATCCTTGCCAAGCAAAGCTTAG
- a CDS encoding TIGR01244 family sulfur transferase produces the protein MQTQPLETDIEITSALTVEELEQVKANGFKTVICNCKPGESAEFPDEDAYRKKAADIGLQWVHIPVTPGDYSQADVAAFADAMQRLPRPILAFCRTGKRATHLWAYAKRHSEQCDLAELFNAAKSAGFDLEEHRQGLEDQNA, from the coding sequence ATGCAAACACAGCCTTTAGAAACGGATATCGAGATTACCTCAGCGCTCACGGTAGAAGAGCTTGAGCAAGTTAAAGCAAATGGCTTCAAAACGGTGATTTGTAACTGCAAACCTGGAGAAAGCGCTGAGTTTCCTGATGAAGATGCCTACCGTAAAAAAGCCGCGGATATTGGCCTTCAGTGGGTGCATATTCCCGTCACACCCGGTGACTACAGCCAAGCAGATGTAGCCGCCTTTGCTGATGCAATGCAGCGGCTCCCGCGGCCTATTTTGGCATTCTGCCGAACGGGAAAGCGTGCGACTCATCTATGGGCCTACGCTAAGCGCCACAGCGAACAGTGCGACCTTGCTGAGCTGTTTAATGCTGCAAAATCAGCAGGCTTTGATTTGGAAGAGCATCGACAAGGGCTTGAAGATCAGAACGCTTAA
- a CDS encoding MBL fold metallo-hydrolase: MNTFALSKHTGVGTPDVAGFFDPRTFSIQYVVSDPDTKQCAIIDPVLDYDEKSGATATHHADELLAYVKREGLSVVWILDTHPHADHFSAAHYLKQQTGASTAIGQQVTKVQALWKDIYHWPEMPTDGRQWDRLFNEGDTFKIGELDARVLYSPGHTLASITYVIGDTAFVHDTLFQPDFGTARADFPGGDARVLWHSIQQILALPADTRLFTGHDYMPDDREPQWESTVAEQLGSNPHLVNMSETDYISLRHQRDSELPMPKLILHALQVNTRGGRLPEPEANGKRYLKIPLNALEGAAWD, encoded by the coding sequence ATGAACACTTTTGCACTTTCAAAGCATACCGGCGTAGGCACACCGGATGTGGCCGGTTTCTTCGATCCGCGTACCTTTAGCATCCAGTATGTGGTGAGTGACCCTGACACCAAGCAGTGCGCAATTATCGACCCTGTGTTGGATTATGACGAAAAGTCCGGCGCGACGGCCACACACCACGCCGATGAGCTACTGGCCTACGTCAAAAGAGAGGGCTTGTCGGTGGTGTGGATTCTCGATACTCACCCTCACGCGGATCACTTTTCTGCGGCTCATTATTTAAAGCAACAAACCGGCGCGTCCACGGCGATTGGTCAACAGGTCACCAAAGTGCAGGCGCTATGGAAAGATATCTATCACTGGCCAGAGATGCCGACCGATGGCCGTCAGTGGGATAGACTGTTTAACGAGGGCGACACTTTTAAGATTGGTGAACTGGATGCTCGCGTGCTTTATTCGCCTGGCCATACGTTGGCATCAATTACTTACGTGATTGGTGATACGGCCTTCGTGCACGACACCCTGTTCCAGCCAGACTTTGGCACTGCACGAGCAGATTTCCCCGGTGGCGATGCAAGAGTGCTATGGCACTCCATCCAGCAGATTCTAGCGCTACCCGCTGATACCAGGCTATTCACCGGCCATGACTATATGCCCGATGACCGCGAGCCGCAGTGGGAAAGCACCGTCGCTGAGCAGCTTGGAAGTAACCCTCACTTGGTCAATATGAGTGAAACGGATTACATCTCTCTACGCCACCAGCGTGATAGCGAACTACCTATGCCCAAGCTGATTTTGCACGCCCTGCAAGTCAATACGCGAGGCGGGCGTCTGCCTGAGCCGGAAGCTAACGGTAAGCGCTATCTAAAGATCCCACTGAATGCCTTGGAAGGCGCCGCCTGGGATTAA
- a CDS encoding peroxiredoxin, translating to MPNETFQPVMPQINRPAPAFTAKTTHGEKSLSDYQGKWLVLFAHPSDFTPVCTTEFSAFANYTEQFKEVNAELLGLSIDSIHSHIAWTRSIKDNFGVEITFPIIADLNMKVAHAYGMIQPGASDTAAVRATFVIDPEGILRAMLYYPMTNGRSVEEVLRLVKSLQTSDEHGVATPEAWLPGQPVIVPPPHTCEDAEARQSKGYDYTDWYFCKKTL from the coding sequence ATGCCTAACGAAACCTTCCAGCCAGTAATGCCGCAAATTAACCGCCCGGCGCCAGCGTTCACCGCAAAAACGACCCATGGAGAAAAATCGCTCAGCGACTATCAAGGAAAGTGGCTGGTGTTATTTGCCCATCCTTCGGACTTCACCCCGGTGTGCACCACGGAGTTTTCAGCGTTTGCCAACTACACGGAACAGTTCAAAGAGGTCAATGCAGAGCTATTAGGCCTATCAATCGATAGCATCCACTCGCATATCGCCTGGACACGCAGCATTAAAGATAACTTCGGTGTTGAGATTACCTTCCCGATTATTGCGGATCTCAATATGAAGGTGGCGCACGCCTACGGCATGATTCAGCCAGGTGCCAGTGATACAGCAGCGGTACGCGCGACTTTTGTGATTGATCCAGAAGGTATTCTGCGGGCCATGCTGTACTACCCCATGACGAACGGTCGGTCGGTAGAAGAGGTGTTGCGGCTGGTTAAATCATTACAAACCAGCGATGAACATGGCGTTGCAACACCGGAAGCCTGGCTACCCGGGCAGCCTGTCATCGTGCCGCCACCTCACACCTGTGAAGATGCGGAGGCCCGCCAATCGAAAGGGTATGACTACACCGACTGGTACTTCTGCAAAAAGACACTTTAA
- a CDS encoding NAD(P)/FAD-dependent oxidoreductase, giving the protein MQKLLLLSRRDLLKVGSGMGFGCLLPAGMTSASTLHTQAHVVILGGGASGIAMASRLTRRLRGGKITLVEPRETHHYQPGWTMVASGVWNAGKTMRPNADFMPRGVNWVREIAVSVDADNKRIGLASGSTIEYDFLIVATGIQLNYGLIDGMSPELIGQHGIGSVYASIEGASRTNQTIESWLASGQGKGIFTAAPTPVKCAGAPLKMTFTTLSRLEESGRRERFAVEYMAPGTDLFSQPWVDEFVKQRFDEQGVKRRHHYRLSAIDPQAKQAEFAFVGPESEFTSHHELREAEFKRDNLPTVITDYDFIHVVPPMSAHDFIKNSALIAQDGPFRGEWLDVDIHTMQHNRYPEVFGIGDVIGAPINKTAASVKAQAPVVEENLLSVMQGNLPSARHTGYTSCPMITGIGKAMLVEFGYADDFAFMPSFPFIDPKDESWVTWVMKDRMLQPAYYAVLEGQA; this is encoded by the coding sequence ATGCAGAAGCTACTGTTATTAAGCCGACGAGATTTGCTAAAGGTAGGGTCTGGAATGGGATTTGGTTGTTTGCTGCCAGCCGGCATGACATCTGCTAGCACGCTACACACTCAGGCCCATGTAGTGATACTTGGGGGTGGCGCGTCGGGTATTGCGATGGCTAGCCGACTCACCAGGCGGCTACGAGGAGGCAAAATCACGTTGGTAGAACCAAGAGAAACTCATCACTACCAACCCGGCTGGACAATGGTTGCTTCCGGCGTTTGGAACGCCGGCAAAACGATGCGTCCTAACGCAGACTTTATGCCGCGAGGTGTTAACTGGGTCCGTGAGATTGCAGTCAGCGTTGATGCAGACAACAAACGTATTGGTCTGGCTAGTGGTTCAACAATTGAATATGACTTCTTGATTGTTGCCACAGGCATTCAATTAAATTACGGCTTAATTGATGGCATGTCGCCAGAACTGATAGGTCAGCACGGGATTGGCAGCGTATACGCCAGCATTGAAGGCGCGTCTCGCACCAATCAAACCATCGAAAGTTGGCTAGCAAGCGGCCAAGGAAAGGGCATTTTTACAGCGGCACCCACCCCTGTGAAATGTGCAGGTGCGCCACTTAAAATGACGTTTACGACACTTAGTCGATTGGAAGAATCTGGCCGTAGGGAGCGTTTTGCCGTGGAATATATGGCTCCTGGCACCGATCTATTTTCCCAGCCATGGGTAGATGAGTTTGTTAAGCAGCGGTTTGATGAGCAGGGGGTCAAACGGCGTCATCATTACCGCTTATCTGCCATCGACCCGCAAGCCAAACAGGCTGAGTTTGCTTTTGTTGGACCTGAAAGCGAGTTCACTTCGCACCATGAACTACGTGAAGCTGAGTTCAAACGTGATAATCTGCCAACCGTAATCACAGACTATGATTTTATTCACGTGGTACCTCCCATGAGCGCTCACGATTTTATCAAAAACAGCGCTCTCATTGCTCAGGATGGCCCTTTCAGAGGCGAGTGGTTAGACGTCGATATCCATACCATGCAGCACAATCGCTATCCCGAAGTGTTTGGCATTGGTGATGTCATTGGTGCGCCCATCAACAAAACGGCTGCTAGTGTCAAGGCGCAAGCACCCGTTGTAGAAGAAAACCTGCTTTCCGTCATGCAGGGCAACCTCCCATCTGCACGCCACACTGGCTATACCTCATGCCCCATGATCACGGGGATCGGCAAAGCCATGTTGGTGGAGTTTGGATACGCGGACGACTTCGCCTTCATGCCGTCTTTCCCATTTATTGACCCTAAAGACGAATCTTGGGTTACCTGGGTCATGAAAGATCGTATGCTGCAGCCCGCTTACTACGCCGTTCTTGAAGGCCAAGCATAA
- a CDS encoding DUF5368 family protein, whose protein sequence is MTISGIFTILMYALAPFTWLLVVGSIVVISLHLLAYLRGYQITQHRSRYATMLAILIGLSALAWVPWLTHSTLANVATLFDWVALTAGIVAIFFISLVILHPLSYLISLLREG, encoded by the coding sequence ATGACCATCAGTGGTATATTCACCATACTAATGTATGCGCTTGCACCCTTCACATGGCTACTGGTAGTGGGCTCCATTGTTGTCATTAGCCTACACCTGCTCGCTTACCTGCGTGGCTATCAGATAACTCAACACCGTAGTCGGTATGCCACGATGCTCGCCATACTTATCGGGTTATCAGCGCTCGCTTGGGTTCCTTGGCTCACTCATTCAACACTTGCCAATGTAGCAACTTTATTTGATTGGGTTGCATTAACCGCCGGTATTGTCGCTATCTTTTTCATTTCATTAGTGATCTTACATCCCTTGAGCTACTTAATCAGTCTTCTCCGTGAAGGTTGA
- the trxC gene encoding thioredoxin TrxC — MQLVCPSCGTTNRIQAERLHDSPVCGRCKTALMNAEPVSLSDTTLHKFISGTELPVLVDFWAAWCGPCKAMAPSFAATARQMPGVRFVKVDSDAAPAANALYNIRSIPTLILFEGGKEIARLVGASSEAQLVTWIHQNLKVMRH, encoded by the coding sequence ATGCAGCTGGTCTGCCCTTCATGTGGAACTACTAACCGTATACAAGCCGAACGATTGCACGATTCGCCTGTTTGCGGACGGTGCAAGACTGCGTTGATGAATGCTGAGCCTGTGAGCCTCAGTGATACCACTCTACATAAGTTTATTTCAGGTACAGAATTACCTGTACTAGTAGACTTCTGGGCAGCCTGGTGTGGCCCATGCAAGGCAATGGCACCTAGTTTCGCCGCTACAGCTAGGCAGATGCCAGGGGTTCGATTTGTCAAAGTGGATAGCGACGCCGCACCGGCGGCCAACGCGCTTTACAATATTCGCAGTATTCCCACGCTAATCCTGTTCGAAGGTGGTAAAGAGATAGCACGTCTTGTCGGAGCGTCATCGGAAGCGCAGCTTGTGACTTGGATTCATCAAAACCTAAAAGTCATGCGTCACTAG
- a CDS encoding BON domain-containing protein: MLKSDAQIQKDVLAELGWEPSVRASDIGVEVKGGIVTLAGHVDSYAEKWHAETAAQRVSGVKGVAIEIDVKLPGNAKRTDADIARAVKNTLEWNIFVPNDPLKVMVENGWVTLSGMVPWDYQRRLAETSIRYLAGVVGVSNQIVIKPNLSAAAVRVDIENSLKRKAIQDANAIKVEVHDHDVKISGKVDSLVERDLINHAVWNSPGVWTVTDNIRT; this comes from the coding sequence ATGTTGAAATCAGACGCTCAAATTCAAAAAGATGTACTTGCTGAGCTCGGATGGGAGCCATCCGTTCGTGCTTCAGATATTGGAGTAGAAGTTAAAGGTGGCATTGTAACTTTGGCGGGCCATGTCGATAGCTATGCAGAAAAATGGCATGCTGAAACGGCAGCGCAGCGTGTCAGCGGTGTGAAGGGTGTTGCCATAGAAATTGATGTAAAACTACCGGGTAATGCAAAGCGTACAGATGCGGATATCGCTCGTGCTGTTAAAAACACACTAGAGTGGAATATATTCGTTCCAAATGACCCATTAAAAGTAATGGTTGAAAACGGCTGGGTGACTCTTTCCGGTATGGTGCCTTGGGATTATCAACGTCGCTTAGCGGAAACATCTATACGTTACTTAGCAGGTGTGGTTGGTGTGAGTAATCAAATTGTTATTAAGCCTAACCTTTCTGCTGCGGCAGTTAGAGTTGATATTGAAAACTCACTTAAACGAAAGGCTATCCAAGATGCTAATGCGATTAAAGTGGAAGTCCATGATCACGATGTTAAAATTAGTGGTAAGGTAGATAGTTTAGTGGAAAGAGACTTGATAAACCACGCGGTATGGAACTCTCCCGGCGTATGGACTGTAACGGACAATATAAGAACTTAA
- a CDS encoding Hsp20/alpha crystallin family protein: MAKSSTKSDVSVPDASKMPASRFSSPLEEFDRMMEGFFERNWMKPFFKDDSVKERLGFFGQHNPKVDIIDREKEIIVRAEMPGVDRKDLVIEVTEHSLMLKCERSGKADEKKDEYYHSEIWQGSFSRTIGLPVEVDTQHADAKFKDGILTITLPKVKQPLRRKLEVS; this comes from the coding sequence ATGGCAAAATCATCTACCAAGTCTGATGTGTCTGTTCCAGATGCAAGTAAAATGCCTGCCAGTCGCTTTTCAAGCCCATTGGAAGAGTTTGATCGAATGATGGAAGGCTTTTTTGAGCGAAACTGGATGAAACCTTTTTTTAAAGATGATTCGGTAAAAGAGCGTCTTGGTTTTTTTGGGCAGCACAATCCAAAAGTGGACATTATTGATCGTGAAAAAGAAATTATCGTGCGTGCTGAAATGCCAGGGGTTGATCGTAAGGATTTAGTCATTGAAGTCACAGAACATTCCTTGATGTTGAAGTGTGAGCGTTCTGGTAAGGCAGACGAGAAAAAGGATGAATATTATCATTCAGAAATTTGGCAAGGTTCTTTTTCAAGAACGATTGGTTTGCCTGTTGAGGTAGATACGCAACATGCAGACGCCAAATTTAAAGACGGCATACTAACAATAACATTGCCTAAAGTTAAACAACCATTAAGGCGGAAGTTAGAGGTCAGTTGA
- a CDS encoding PHA/PHB synthase family protein: MFFNDNQHQNMDRLVRASLAGMTLGISPASVMLTYLDWLSSTALSPGTQSLLLQKAIKKQLRLLSWASHSAFDPNASPCIDPLPQDRRFRDPSWRYYPYNLLYQGFLLQQQWWYNATTNVSGLSPHHERAVEFGARQWLDVFSPSNYLMTNPVVLKNTFFSGGTNLVQGMQHYYEDLQNHYLGKRPAGTEEYIVGQDVAITPGKVVYRNHLIELIQYTPTTDKVHAIPTLIVPAWIMKYYILDLSPHNSLVKYLVDHGHTVFMISWRNPTAEDRNIGMDDYRQQGISESLDIIRHLIPNQKVHGVGYCLGGTLLAITAATMARNNDDRLASMTLFAAQTDFREAGELMLFIDEKQLAFLEDMMWSQGILDTKQMSGAFQILRSNDLVWSRIVNEYLLGTRNPINDLMAWNTDATRMPYRMHSEYLRNLFLNNDLAEGRFRVDDRPVALSDIQVPIFCVGTEWDHVAPWRSTYRLNLLSDAPEITFLLTSGGHNAGIISPPGYTHRHYRMTTSYENDIYIDPDTWLQSTVIHPGSWWNAWQTWLADKSGPFNKAPKVGSTTYIPIEDAPGSYVKQK, encoded by the coding sequence ATGTTTTTCAACGACAACCAGCACCAAAATATGGACAGACTGGTGCGTGCTTCACTGGCTGGAATGACATTGGGCATTTCTCCGGCATCAGTAATGTTAACTTACTTGGACTGGCTATCTAGCACGGCGCTTTCGCCCGGAACGCAATCTTTGTTACTGCAAAAAGCCATCAAGAAACAGCTCCGCTTGTTATCTTGGGCTAGCCATTCGGCCTTTGACCCAAATGCGAGCCCTTGTATTGACCCCTTACCTCAAGACCGACGTTTTCGCGATCCTAGCTGGCGCTACTATCCCTATAACTTGCTTTACCAAGGTTTTCTGCTGCAGCAGCAGTGGTGGTACAACGCCACTACCAACGTCAGTGGTCTCTCCCCTCATCACGAGCGGGCCGTAGAGTTTGGCGCTCGCCAATGGCTTGACGTGTTTTCACCCTCCAACTACTTAATGACTAATCCCGTTGTATTAAAAAACACCTTTTTCAGCGGAGGGACCAACTTGGTTCAGGGAATGCAACACTACTATGAAGATCTCCAGAATCATTATCTTGGCAAAAGGCCAGCCGGTACTGAAGAGTATATAGTCGGGCAGGATGTAGCGATCACACCAGGTAAAGTCGTGTATCGCAATCATCTGATCGAACTGATCCAGTACACGCCTACCACGGATAAGGTGCACGCTATTCCGACGCTGATCGTGCCAGCGTGGATCATGAAGTATTACATCCTCGACCTCTCACCTCACAACTCGCTAGTCAAGTACCTGGTTGATCATGGTCATACCGTGTTTATGATTTCCTGGCGTAATCCAACCGCCGAGGATCGTAATATCGGCATGGATGACTATCGCCAGCAAGGCATTTCAGAGAGTCTCGATATTATCCGGCACCTCATTCCCAATCAGAAGGTACATGGTGTCGGCTACTGTTTAGGCGGAACGCTGCTAGCCATTACTGCAGCGACGATGGCGCGTAATAACGATGATCGCTTAGCGTCGATGACACTATTTGCCGCACAGACCGATTTTCGAGAAGCTGGCGAACTAATGTTATTTATCGATGAGAAGCAACTCGCTTTCCTTGAAGATATGATGTGGTCTCAGGGCATTCTTGATACCAAACAAATGTCAGGAGCATTTCAGATTCTTCGTTCTAACGATTTGGTATGGTCTCGAATTGTAAATGAATATCTGCTGGGCACGAGAAATCCCATTAACGACTTAATGGCCTGGAATACTGACGCAACGCGCATGCCCTACCGCATGCATTCAGAATATTTACGCAACCTTTTTTTAAATAATGATTTAGCCGAAGGCCGATTTAGAGTAGATGACCGTCCGGTAGCGCTTAGCGATATACAGGTACCCATATTTTGCGTTGGAACAGAATGGGATCATGTTGCTCCGTGGCGATCTACTTATAGATTGAACCTGCTTTCAGATGCACCCGAAATTACTTTTCTACTTACCAGCGGTGGCCATAACGCAGGCATTATCAGCCCTCCCGGATACACTCACCGGCATTATCGTATGACGACGTCATATGAGAACGATATTTACATTGACCCCGACACTTGGTTACAGAGTACCGTTATTCACCCAGGTTCTTGGTGGAACGCTTGGCAAACTTGGTTAGCAGACAAATCAGGTCCTTTTAACAAAGCACCTAAGGTTGGGTCGACAACTTATATACCGATAGAAGATGCTCCTGGCAGTTATGTAAAGCAAAAATAA